Proteins encoded together in one Streptomyces umbrinus window:
- a CDS encoding aminoglycoside phosphotransferase family protein, producing the protein MICPPEEFVRSTIAREGERGAEWLAELPAIVNKLLARWDCEPDGEVMHGGVGIVVPALRKASEPAVLKVSFPHPGNQYEPDAFASWGGRGAVLLHERDDEQFAMLLERAHTTTLARTGTGDEVATIAGQISRRLAIPAPPNFPRLQDQANTWEKQLRQHTAEMPHALAPKIVDAALATIRDLAQDQPDILLHGDLNPRNILSAVREPWLAVDPKGWAGDPGYDCGTLIKSRSVVLVEEGDLRRSTRRTLDVFTEAAGLDRERARRWAQLNAVQAAFWGRRRGYRRARKGAELERLIALVDELAAVLTEG; encoded by the coding sequence TTGATCTGCCCACCCGAGGAGTTCGTACGGAGCACCATCGCCCGTGAAGGCGAGCGCGGCGCGGAATGGCTCGCCGAACTGCCCGCCATCGTCAATAAGCTGCTCGCGCGCTGGGACTGCGAGCCGGACGGCGAAGTGATGCACGGGGGCGTCGGCATCGTCGTCCCCGCGCTCCGCAAGGCGAGCGAGCCCGCCGTACTGAAAGTGTCCTTCCCTCATCCAGGGAACCAGTACGAGCCGGACGCATTCGCCTCGTGGGGCGGCCGCGGAGCCGTCCTACTGCACGAACGCGACGACGAGCAGTTCGCGATGCTGCTGGAGCGGGCCCACACGACCACCTTGGCCCGGACCGGAACAGGCGACGAAGTGGCGACGATCGCCGGACAGATCAGCCGCCGCCTCGCCATCCCCGCACCCCCGAACTTTCCCCGGCTGCAGGACCAGGCCAACACCTGGGAGAAGCAACTCCGCCAGCACACGGCAGAGATGCCCCACGCGCTGGCACCGAAGATCGTGGACGCCGCGCTCGCGACCATCCGCGACCTGGCGCAGGACCAGCCGGACATCCTCCTCCACGGCGACCTCAACCCCCGCAACATCCTGTCGGCTGTACGCGAGCCCTGGCTGGCTGTAGATCCGAAAGGCTGGGCCGGCGATCCCGGCTACGACTGCGGCACGCTGATCAAGTCCCGCTCTGTGGTGCTCGTCGAGGAAGGCGACCTGCGCAGGTCGACCCGCCGCACCCTCGACGTCTTCACCGAGGCCGCCGGACTCGACCGTGAACGCGCGCGGCGCTGGGCACAGCTCAACGCGGTCCAGGCCGCGTTCTGGGGCCGCCGCCGCGGCTACCGACGCGCCCGAAAGGGAGCAGAACTGGAGCGCCTCATCGCCTTGGTCGACGAGCTGGCGGCCGTCCTCACGGAGGGCTGA
- a CDS encoding phosphotransferase family protein, translating into MSDALAGAVALEGGRMAAGVVRVDDTVRKPATESSEFMARLLKLFEQQSFDNAPRYLGQVDGKDLLGFIEGEVPARFQPWSDAQVHAAAVLLRQAHDATRGSELAGRFDVVCHHDPGPNNFVFQDEVPAAIIDWSEAAPGSRLEDLGYLSWTWTISSKQRMPLERQAEQVRLIADAYGLGEAERHALVDCILERQVRNVRFWSEFLAQPETAPAAPDVLSDRIEWSRREHAFTYAHRDVFDTALV; encoded by the coding sequence ATGAGTGATGCGTTGGCCGGTGCGGTTGCCCTTGAAGGCGGTCGAATGGCGGCGGGCGTAGTACGGGTCGATGACACCGTGCGAAAGCCCGCAACGGAGTCATCAGAATTTATGGCTCGTCTCCTGAAATTGTTCGAGCAGCAGAGTTTTGACAATGCGCCGAGGTATCTCGGGCAGGTCGATGGGAAAGACCTTCTCGGCTTTATCGAGGGAGAGGTTCCCGCACGCTTCCAGCCGTGGTCCGATGCCCAGGTGCATGCCGCAGCGGTTTTGCTGCGGCAGGCGCACGACGCCACCCGCGGAAGTGAACTCGCCGGCCGCTTCGACGTCGTCTGTCATCACGATCCTGGCCCGAACAACTTCGTCTTCCAGGACGAGGTTCCTGCGGCAATCATCGACTGGTCCGAAGCCGCGCCGGGCAGCCGTCTGGAGGACCTCGGATACCTATCCTGGACCTGGACGATTTCGTCGAAGCAGCGCATGCCGCTGGAGCGCCAGGCTGAACAGGTCCGGCTCATCGCCGATGCCTATGGCCTGGGCGAGGCCGAGCGGCACGCTCTGGTCGACTGCATCCTCGAACGTCAGGTGCGCAACGTCCGGTTCTGGTCCGAGTTCCTGGCTCAGCCGGAGACGGCGCCGGCCGCTCCCGACGTGCTGAGTGACCGGATCGAGTGGAGTCGGCGGGAGCACGCCTTCACCTACGCCCACCGGGACGTGTTCGACACGGCGCTCGTCTGA
- a CDS encoding GAF and ANTAR domain-containing protein produces the protein MRAEDGYDGSHITQWLLETDSLEGLLQTLADAAVDLSHAVGAGLTLQRDGRPLTVVSAGTAAAKLDEKQYGQDDGPCLQSLRSGRELLVHDMVRETRWGDYPAYAAACGIRSSFSLPVAPGTQSAGALNLYAAPPDAFEQDDLAPLRSLAAQATGAIALAQRMTDAQEFADQLQEAMRYRSVIDQALGVVMGQRKCTAEAAFDILRSASQHRNIKLRDLCTELITNLTGRPPTAPELRPRP, from the coding sequence ATGCGTGCCGAGGACGGGTACGACGGCAGTCACATCACCCAGTGGCTGCTGGAAACCGATTCGCTCGAAGGCCTGCTGCAGACACTGGCCGATGCCGCCGTCGACCTGTCTCACGCCGTGGGTGCCGGCCTGACGCTGCAGCGCGACGGCCGGCCGCTGACCGTGGTCAGCGCCGGCACCGCGGCGGCCAAGCTGGATGAGAAGCAGTACGGACAGGACGACGGTCCCTGCCTGCAGTCCCTGCGCAGCGGCAGGGAACTGCTCGTCCACGACATGGTCCGGGAGACCCGGTGGGGCGACTATCCGGCCTACGCCGCGGCCTGCGGGATCCGGTCCTCGTTCTCCCTGCCGGTCGCGCCCGGCACCCAGAGCGCCGGCGCGCTCAACCTGTACGCCGCTCCGCCCGACGCGTTCGAACAAGACGATCTCGCCCCTCTGCGCTCCCTGGCCGCCCAGGCCACGGGCGCCATCGCGCTGGCCCAACGCATGACCGACGCGCAGGAATTCGCCGACCAGCTCCAAGAGGCCATGAGGTATCGCAGCGTCATCGACCAGGCTCTCGGCGTGGTCATGGGTCAACGCAAATGCACCGCGGAGGCAGCCTTCGACATCCTGCGCTCCGCCTCCCAGCACCGCAACATCAAACTCCGCGACCTGTGCACCGAACTGATCACCAACCTCACCGGCCGGCCCCCCACCGCACCCGAACTGCGCCCCCGTCCCTGA
- a CDS encoding type 1 glutamine amidotransferase domain-containing protein, which translates to MTDRRLDGRSVLALVTNYGVEQDELLVPLRELRKDGVDVTVAAVSTDLVQTLQGDKDPGESVDPDVSHEALGAAPHDLLLIPGGTLNADHLRLETAAVDTVKAFAASGRPVAAICHGPWALVEADVLRGKTLTSYPSLRTDITNAGAEAWVDEPVVVDAEGGYPLITSRTPKDLDDFVTAIRERLAQV; encoded by the coding sequence ATGACTGACCGACGACTCGACGGCCGCAGCGTCCTGGCCCTCGTCACCAACTACGGCGTCGAACAGGACGAACTGCTCGTCCCACTGCGGGAGTTGCGCAAGGACGGCGTCGACGTCACCGTCGCTGCGGTCAGCACGGACCTCGTCCAGACGCTGCAGGGGGACAAGGACCCCGGCGAGAGCGTGGACCCGGACGTGTCCCACGAGGCTCTGGGCGCCGCCCCGCACGACCTGCTGCTCATCCCCGGCGGCACGCTCAACGCAGACCACCTGCGCCTGGAGACGGCCGCCGTCGACACGGTGAAGGCGTTCGCCGCGAGTGGCCGACCCGTCGCCGCCATCTGCCACGGCCCGTGGGCGCTGGTGGAGGCCGACGTGCTGCGGGGCAAGACCCTCACCTCGTACCCGTCCCTGCGCACCGACATCACCAACGCCGGCGCCGAGGCGTGGGTGGACGAACCGGTTGTCGTGGACGCGGAGGGCGGCTACCCGCTGATCACTTCCCGCACCCCGAAGGACCTGGACGACTTCGTGACGGCGATCCGCGAACGGCTCGCTCAGGTCTGA
- a CDS encoding NUDIX domain-containing protein — protein MITNEAGEVLMHLRDMKEGIWAPGTWTPMGGGAEPQDADPHATGERELYEEVGLHGIELTRMFSVDSDGYPVHVFHGRWDGDPASLVLTEGTALAFIDPTDMRGLPMSPLAQYAALSGLSADLEEQARADGIRDLVAAGIIVHDGAFLVVRRNPDDYLGGTWEIPAGQREKNESVLDSLLRAVVDETGLAVRSVDRYVGHVDYTNARGGTSRQYIFTITPEKPGPIALTEHDRHQWVRGTDDLPSTTSELRAFLDSREPLS, from the coding sequence GTGATCACGAACGAGGCCGGCGAGGTCCTCATGCATTTGAGAGACATGAAGGAAGGAATTTGGGCGCCTGGTACCTGGACGCCCATGGGCGGCGGCGCCGAGCCGCAGGACGCCGACCCGCACGCCACCGGCGAACGCGAACTGTATGAGGAAGTCGGCCTCCACGGCATCGAACTGACCCGCATGTTCTCCGTCGACTCCGACGGCTACCCCGTCCACGTCTTCCACGGCCGGTGGGACGGCGACCCGGCCTCCCTTGTCCTCACCGAAGGCACCGCGCTCGCCTTCATCGACCCCACAGACATGCGGGGTCTGCCGATGAGCCCGCTCGCCCAGTACGCGGCCCTCAGCGGACTGTCCGCCGACCTCGAGGAGCAGGCCAGGGCGGACGGAATCCGCGACCTGGTCGCCGCCGGCATCATCGTCCACGACGGAGCCTTCCTCGTTGTACGGCGCAACCCGGACGACTACCTCGGAGGCACGTGGGAGATCCCCGCCGGACAGCGAGAGAAGAACGAGTCCGTTCTGGACAGCCTCCTCCGCGCAGTCGTCGACGAGACCGGCCTGGCCGTCCGGTCGGTCGACCGGTACGTGGGCCACGTCGACTACACCAACGCACGCGGCGGCACCAGCCGGCAGTACATCTTCACGATCACCCCTGAGAAGCCCGGTCCGATCGCCCTGACCGAGCACGACCGCCACCAGTGGGTCCGCGGGACCGACGATCTGCCTTCCACCACCTCGGAACTGAGGGCGTTCCTGGACTCACGCGAGCCACTGTCGTGA
- a CDS encoding ISAs1 family transposase, with product MTTGLGQLAFPNLRLTQQDAADLRRFLIWVPDPRGLRGRRYPLLPLLCAAAAAVLTGARSLIAIGEWITDAPQPVLRVLGFPADPLTGIRPTPHAATVRRLLQRVDGDALDAAIGAYLQARTPPSQLPEPSPKPSLRAIAVDGKTVRGSRTTTASAIQLLAAMDHHGVVLAQRQVASKSNEIPAFQPLLDTIDLESTVPTTDALHTQHTHGAYLRTRGAHYLAIVKKNHPGLYEQVRKLPWAEIPLEHRTRDKAHHRVEIRRLKAAAFRHLDYPGARQAIQVVRWRRELSTGKLTVERVYVITSLDIYDATPAQLAAWIRGHWGIENLLHHVRDRTFREDDSKVRTGHLPRTMAGLRNLAISVFRQNGETNIAAAHRHTSRDYHRPLSALGLT from the coding sequence ATGACCACCGGGCTGGGGCAACTGGCCTTCCCGAACCTCCGCCTCACCCAGCAGGACGCCGCCGACCTGCGTCGCTTCTTGATCTGGGTGCCCGATCCACGCGGCCTGCGGGGGCGGCGGTATCCCCTGCTCCCGCTGCTTTGTGCGGCCGCCGCCGCAGTCCTGACCGGCGCACGCTCCCTCATCGCGATCGGCGAATGGATAACGGACGCCCCGCAGCCCGTCCTGAGGGTCCTCGGCTTCCCGGCCGACCCGCTCACCGGCATCCGGCCGACGCCGCACGCGGCCACGGTCCGCCGCCTGCTCCAACGCGTCGACGGCGACGCCCTCGACGCGGCCATTGGTGCATACCTCCAGGCCAGAACACCACCGTCGCAACTGCCCGAGCCGTCGCCGAAGCCGTCGTTGCGAGCGATCGCGGTCGACGGCAAGACCGTGCGCGGCTCTCGTACGACCACGGCCTCCGCGATCCAACTGCTGGCCGCGATGGACCACCACGGCGTGGTCCTGGCCCAGCGGCAGGTCGCCTCCAAGAGCAACGAAATCCCCGCCTTCCAGCCCCTGTTGGACACCATCGACCTGGAAAGCACCGTGCCGACCACAGACGCCCTGCACACCCAGCACACCCACGGCGCCTATCTCCGCACGCGCGGCGCCCACTACCTGGCCATCGTCAAGAAGAATCATCCCGGTCTGTATGAGCAGGTCAGGAAGCTGCCGTGGGCCGAGATCCCGCTGGAGCACCGCACCCGCGACAAGGCTCACCACCGCGTGGAGATCCGTCGGCTCAAGGCCGCAGCCTTCCGCCACCTCGACTATCCCGGCGCTCGCCAGGCCATCCAAGTCGTCCGATGGCGAAGGGAGTTGAGTACGGGCAAGCTCACCGTCGAGCGGGTCTACGTGATCACCAGCCTGGACATCTACGACGCCACCCCGGCCCAGCTCGCCGCCTGGATCAGAGGCCACTGGGGCATCGAGAACCTCCTGCACCACGTCCGTGACCGCACCTTCCGCGAGGACGACTCCAAGGTCCGCACCGGCCACCTGCCCCGCACCATGGCCGGCCTGCGCAACCTCGCCATCAGCGTCTTCCGCCAGAACGGCGAGACCAACATCGCCGCCGCCCACCGCCACACCAGCCGCGACTACCACCGCCCGCTGTCAGCCCTCGGTCTCACGTGA
- a CDS encoding flavodoxin family protein, which translates to MRALSLVCTLNSSPAPSSSLLLSDQISAELDKLGVPTETVRVADHDVRPGIGVDMGEGDAWPMLREKVHQADILVIATPIWLGHPSSICQRVLERLNAESSQTDEQGRPLLYDKVAAVAVVGNEDGAHKVSADVFQALNDVGFSLAPGAVTYWVGEAQQGTDYKDLDGTPEAVADTTHTLAVNTVHLAKLLKEHPYPAG; encoded by the coding sequence ATGCGCGCCCTTTCCTTGGTCTGCACGCTCAACTCTTCCCCCGCCCCCTCCAGCAGCCTGCTGCTCTCGGACCAGATTTCCGCCGAACTCGACAAGCTCGGTGTGCCGACCGAGACGGTCCGTGTCGCCGACCACGACGTACGTCCCGGCATCGGGGTGGACATGGGGGAGGGCGACGCCTGGCCAATGCTGCGCGAGAAGGTGCACCAGGCCGACATCCTCGTGATCGCCACCCCGATCTGGCTGGGCCACCCCTCCAGCATCTGCCAGCGGGTTCTGGAACGGCTGAACGCCGAGTCGTCGCAGACCGACGAGCAGGGGCGCCCCCTCCTGTACGACAAGGTCGCCGCGGTCGCTGTGGTCGGCAACGAGGACGGCGCGCACAAGGTCAGCGCGGACGTCTTCCAGGCGCTGAACGACGTCGGTTTCTCCCTCGCCCCCGGCGCCGTCACGTACTGGGTCGGGGAGGCCCAGCAGGGCACCGACTACAAGGACCTCGACGGGACACCCGAGGCCGTGGCGGACACGACCCACACGCTCGCCGTCAACACCGTCCATCTCGCGAAGCTCCTGAAGGAACACCCCTACCCGGCCGGATGA
- a CDS encoding HAD family hydrolase has protein sequence MSTHAAVFDVDGTLVDTNHLHTVCWWEALRQAGHHVSMTSVHSAIGLGSTDLLEHLLGQDRDRDEDSAISAGHKALYGTWHERLAPFDGARDLLRRLHADGRPVVLATSASGPELKALRAAIDADEAIAETASADDVDAGKPAPDPVRHALELVGAQARGSVFVGDSVWDMRAGRRAGVLPIAVLSGGVCRAELEDAGAAEVYTDTADLLRNLNGSALGRG, from the coding sequence GTGAGTACGCACGCTGCCGTCTTCGACGTGGACGGCACCCTCGTGGACACCAATCACCTGCACACGGTGTGCTGGTGGGAGGCGTTGCGCCAGGCAGGCCACCACGTCTCCATGACATCGGTGCACAGCGCCATCGGGCTCGGCTCGACCGACCTGCTGGAGCACCTACTGGGCCAGGACCGGGATCGGGACGAGGACTCCGCCATCAGCGCCGGCCACAAGGCCCTGTACGGCACCTGGCACGAGCGCCTCGCCCCCTTCGACGGTGCCCGCGACCTCCTACGGCGACTGCACGCGGACGGCCGTCCCGTTGTACTCGCCACGTCCGCGAGCGGGCCCGAACTCAAGGCTCTCAGAGCGGCGATCGACGCGGACGAGGCGATCGCCGAGACCGCGAGCGCCGACGACGTGGACGCGGGCAAACCGGCACCCGATCCGGTCCGGCACGCCCTGGAGTTGGTGGGAGCCCAGGCCCGGGGCAGCGTCTTCGTCGGCGACTCGGTCTGGGACATGCGGGCAGGGCGACGCGCTGGCGTCCTCCCCATCGCCGTACTGAGCGGCGGAGTGTGCCGCGCCGAACTGGAGGACGCAGGGGCCGCGGAGGTGTACACGGACACGGCCGACCTGCTGAGGAACCTCAACGGCAGCGCGCTCGGACGGGGCTGA
- a CDS encoding LLM class F420-dependent oxidoreductase, which yields MTRFGYFLASEEFTPAELLEQARAAEQAGFTCLAISDHYHPWTGEQGQSPFVWSMIGALAQATSLPVTTFVTCPTVRMHPAINAQAVATSGVLTGNRFRFGVGSGEALNEHILGDAWPAVDVRLEMLEEAVQVIRSLQSGDEVTHRGKHYTVENARLYTVPDEPVPIYVSGFGPKAAALAGRIGDGFVTMTPDADLVGQFRRAGGGQKPVLGGVKVCWGADSGQAVKTAHRLWPTQFLPGELGQVLPDPAHFEQASTLVTEEAVADGMVCGDDVDEHVRAVAAYVDAGFDEVYVGQIGPDQQGFFDFYRSEVLPRLDDR from the coding sequence ATGACGCGTTTCGGATACTTTCTGGCGAGCGAGGAGTTCACGCCCGCCGAACTGCTGGAGCAGGCTCGCGCCGCGGAACAGGCGGGGTTCACCTGCCTGGCCATTTCCGACCACTACCACCCGTGGACGGGCGAGCAGGGGCAGAGCCCTTTCGTGTGGTCGATGATCGGTGCGCTCGCACAGGCGACGTCACTGCCCGTGACGACGTTCGTCACCTGCCCCACCGTTCGTATGCACCCGGCGATCAACGCTCAGGCCGTCGCCACCTCAGGAGTGCTCACCGGCAACCGCTTCAGGTTCGGCGTGGGCAGCGGTGAGGCCCTCAACGAGCACATCCTCGGCGACGCCTGGCCCGCCGTCGACGTACGCCTGGAGATGCTGGAGGAGGCGGTCCAGGTCATCCGGAGCTTGCAGAGCGGCGACGAGGTCACCCACCGCGGCAAGCACTACACCGTGGAGAACGCCCGCCTGTACACGGTGCCCGACGAGCCTGTGCCCATCTATGTCTCCGGGTTCGGCCCCAAGGCCGCGGCGCTGGCCGGCCGGATCGGGGACGGATTCGTCACGATGACGCCGGATGCCGATCTGGTGGGGCAGTTCCGGCGCGCGGGAGGCGGCCAGAAGCCCGTACTCGGGGGTGTGAAGGTGTGCTGGGGCGCCGACTCGGGCCAGGCGGTCAAGACGGCCCACCGGCTGTGGCCGACCCAGTTCCTGCCGGGCGAACTCGGTCAGGTGCTGCCCGACCCGGCCCATTTCGAGCAGGCGTCGACGCTCGTGACCGAGGAGGCCGTCGCCGATGGCATGGTCTGCGGAGACGACGTGGACGAGCACGTCCGCGCCGTCGCCGCGTACGTCGACGCGGGATTCGACGAGGTGTACGTCGGCCAGATCGGGCCCGACCAGCAGGGCTTCTTCGACTTCTACCGCAGCGAAGTCCTTCCGCGGCTTGACGACCGGTGA
- a CDS encoding tyrosine-protein phosphatase, producing MDVPNVRNLRDAAISPLRTGRLYRSGSLNRLTEEGAERISQLGIRTVIDLRGNAETAVWPGNRHNAGVEWVSLPALPDRAGLVELGFTDFSGFEGKAWPVDPAQLYPFMAVYMGPAIGRLVHRLIRPGTLPAIVQCAVGKDRTGLAVAVIQSLLGAPWQDIVGHFVQSNIELTLTAGPTPFTDEEGVTRYSHPVTEGLLQSAMEAINRTHGGLDSYIEAHGVTAEDIGALRSLLVP from the coding sequence ATGGACGTACCGAACGTGCGCAACCTCCGAGACGCTGCAATATCCCCGTTGCGAACCGGGCGGCTCTACCGGTCAGGATCTCTGAACCGGCTCACAGAAGAAGGTGCAGAGCGCATCAGCCAGCTCGGCATTCGCACCGTGATCGACCTACGCGGTAATGCTGAGACGGCCGTATGGCCGGGCAACAGACATAACGCGGGTGTTGAATGGGTCTCCCTTCCTGCGCTCCCCGACCGGGCGGGGCTGGTGGAGCTCGGCTTCACGGACTTCTCTGGATTCGAGGGCAAGGCCTGGCCGGTCGATCCCGCACAGCTGTACCCCTTCATGGCGGTGTACATGGGGCCGGCGATCGGGCGCCTGGTGCACCGGCTGATCCGCCCGGGCACTCTGCCCGCGATCGTCCAGTGCGCTGTGGGCAAGGACCGGACAGGCCTCGCGGTGGCCGTGATCCAGTCGCTCCTCGGGGCTCCCTGGCAGGACATCGTCGGCCACTTCGTCCAGTCGAACATCGAGCTGACGCTGACGGCCGGTCCCACCCCCTTCACCGACGAGGAAGGGGTCACCAGGTACTCGCACCCCGTGACCGAAGGGCTCCTCCAGTCCGCCATGGAAGCGATCAACCGCACACATGGCGGCCTGGACTCCTACATCGAGGCCCACGGAGTCACTGCCGAGGACATCGGTGCGCTCCGTTCGCTCCTGGTGCCCTGA
- a CDS encoding GNAT family N-acetyltransferase, translating to MTSRPGNPGLSSAWSIAPALYGSPAVQQLLRNFRSSQVALYGYADDPSDTPPGEFVPPRGLFLLARDSDGEPLGCGGWHLLCPGAGEIKRMYVRPEARGRALGRQILQRLEADARDQGLDYMQLETGALNGAALALYARHGYSSIPSYREGRDPEINRALRRAL from the coding sequence ATGACGTCGCGCCCCGGGAACCCCGGGCTGTCCTCCGCCTGGTCCATCGCCCCAGCACTCTACGGTTCCCCTGCCGTGCAGCAACTGCTTCGGAACTTCCGGTCATCACAGGTCGCCCTCTACGGGTATGCCGACGACCCGTCCGATACGCCGCCTGGCGAGTTCGTGCCACCACGTGGACTGTTTCTCCTGGCCCGCGATTCAGACGGCGAGCCGTTGGGCTGCGGTGGGTGGCATCTCCTGTGCCCGGGCGCCGGGGAGATCAAGCGGATGTACGTTCGGCCGGAGGCTCGCGGCCGCGCCCTCGGCCGCCAGATCCTCCAGCGCCTGGAGGCCGACGCCCGCGATCAGGGCCTCGACTACATGCAGCTCGAGACCGGCGCTCTCAACGGTGCGGCCCTCGCGCTGTATGCCCGGCACGGCTACTCGTCCATCCCGTCGTACCGGGAGGGCCGCGACCCAGAGATCAACCGTGCGCTGCGCAGGGCTCTCTGA